A region of Oryzias latipes chromosome 18, ASM223467v1 DNA encodes the following proteins:
- the LOC111949247 gene encoding general transcription factor II-I repeat domain-containing protein 2-like: protein MERQQQWHTDKRHFKQKWEDDYFFFAEISSKAVCLICQQSVAVLKEYNIRRHYETKHAVFSRYKGEARQKKSSELLSKLRSQQATLTRCLSTAASIMCPSQERVFSQISLSRNTVTRRVEDLSRDIRDQLTVKSRDFVAFSLACDESTDISDSAQLLVFVRGINADMEITQELAGLETLRGTTKGEDLFAAVSRVLDKYNLSWDKMVGITTDGAPAMIGKKAGLTALISQKVSECGGKVAQYHCILHQEQLCAKTIGLADVVRDVVKIINCIRSKALSHRQFRAFLDEVDAQYKDILYHQEVRWLSRGTVLKRFFELRQLIAEFLSSASRDTQIPTDKRWIFDVAFMVDITDLLNNLNVKLQGKEQIITELFDHIKAFQMKLQLLCRHLSAGNFAHFPSLRDVNVEVDRLPEYGELLSNLNKEFNLRFVDFKKTAGDMELFSQPFSVSPDSVPEHLQMELIEFQCDTELRRKFVSLPLRDFYPHVSKQRYPQMRKNAQVMLSLFGSTYICEQTFSLMNLNKIKLRGTLTDSHLQDILTLSVSKLQPNIQSLIKSKDQLHVSH, encoded by the exons ATGGAACGACAACAGCAGTGGCACACGGATAAGaggcattttaaacaaaagtgggaggatgattattttttttttgcagaaatctcTTCTAAGGCTGTTTGTCTTATTTGCCAGCAATCCGTGGCTGTACTGAAAGAGTACAATATACGTCGCCACTACGAAACTAAACATGCGGTCTTCTCCAGATACAAAGGTGAGGCGCGACAGAAAAAATCGAGCGAGCTGCTATCGAAACTTCGGTCACAGCAAGCCACCCTCACGAGGTGCCTGTCCACAGCTGCTTCAATAATGTGCCCTTCCCAAGAAAGAGTTTTTTCCCAAATTAGCCTCTCGCGCAACACAGTGACCCGCCGCGTTGAAGATTTGTCTCGGGACATTAGAGATCAGTTAACAGTAAAGTCAAGAGACTTTGTTGCTTTCTCACTGGCATGTGACGAGAGCACAGACATTTCTGATTCAGCGcagcttttggtttttgttcgGGGAATTAACGCTGACATGGAAATAACACAGGAGTTGGCGGGACTTGAGACGCTGCGAGGGACGACAAAAGGCGAAGATTTGTTTGCGGCGGTTTCAAGAGTCCTGGACAAATATAACTTGAGTTGGGACAAAATGGTTGGAATAACAACTGATGGTGCACCTGCCATGATTGGGAAAAAAGCTGGCCTCACTGCTCTCATTTCCCAAAAAGTTTCAGAGTGTGGGGGAAAGGTAGCGCAATACCACTGCATCCTGCACCAGGAACAGCTGTGTGCAAAGACGATCGGACTGGCAGACGTCGTGCGCGATGTCGTTAAAATCATTAACTGCATCCGCTCAAAGGCACTCTCACACCGCCAGTTCAGAGCATTTTTGGATGAAGTTGATGCGCAATACAAAGATATTCTTTACCATCAGGAGGTGCGCTGGCTGAGCAGGGGGACTGTGCTCAAAagattttttgagttgcgcCAACTTATCGCGGAGTTTCTGTCGAGTGCGAGCAGGGACACACAAATCCCCACTGATAAAAGATGGATTTTCGACGTGGCCTTTATGGTGGACATCACCGACCTGCTCAACAATCTGAATGTTAAACTTCAAGGCAAAGAACAGATCATAACGGAGCTGTTTGACCACATCAAGGCTTTCCAAATGAAGCTGCAACTACTCTGCCGGCATCTTTCAGCAG GAAACTTTGCACACTTCCCCAGCCTGAGAGACGTGAATGTGGAGGTGGACAGGTTGCCAGAATATGGAGAACTTCTCAGCAACTTAAATAAGGAGTTTAATTTGCGCTTTGTGGACTTTAAGAAGACTGCAGGTGACATGGAGCTTTTTTCTCAGCCCTTCAGCGTGAGTCCCGACTCAGTTCCAGAGCATTTGCAGATGGAGTTGATTGAGTTTCAATGTGACACAGAGCTAAGACGCAAATTTGTATCACTACCCTTGAGGGATTTTTATCCACATGTGTCAAAACAAAGATACccacagatgagaaaaaatgcaCAAGTGATGCTATCTCTGTTTGGCAGCACCTACATTTGTGAGCAAACATTTAGTCTCATGAACCTGAACAAGATCAAACTCAGGGGGACCCTCACAGACTCACACTTGCAAGACATACTAACACTATCAGTGAGTAAGCTGCAGCCCAACATTCAGTCACTGATTAAGTCAAAAGACCAGCTCCATGTCTCTCATTAA
- the LOC111949248 gene encoding uncharacterized protein LOC111949248 isoform X2, whose protein sequence is MCQATSTILKIVLADARPVQLQSCQCTCVAGTALCNHVAALLYQTAHYCQLSITSVPPTHSCTETEQKWHKPRSMGVKPGLVNDMVILSARPKERKLMEGIRSNLYKGVSSALPELSTLRVDEVYHDVPSDVAPLITTMAMDINVPLVDSAFGKVQEGTATSGLQAGTRYLLFCLH, encoded by the exons ATGTGTCAAGCTACATCCACAATTTTGAAG ATTGTGCTTGCGGATGCCCGTCCTGTGCAGCTACAAAGCTGCCAGTGTACCTGTGTGGCAGGTACAGCTCTGTGTAATCATGTGGCAGCACTGTTGTACCAGACTGCACATTATTGCCAGCTTAGCATCACCTCTGTTCCCCCAACACACAGCTGCACAGAGACTGAACAGAAGTGGCATAAGCCAAGATCCATG GGTGTTAAACCTGGTCTTGTAAATGACATGGTGATTCTTTCAGCCAGACCCAAGGAACGAAAACTGATGGAAGGCATTAG GAGCAACTTGTATAAGGGTGTCAGTTCAGCTCTGCCTGAACTTTCCACACTCAGGGTGGATGAAGTCTACCATGATGTTCCAAGTGATGTGGCTCCACTGATAACAACTATGGCTATGGACATTAATGTTCCTCTGGTTGACTCTGCATTTGGAAAAGTGCAAGAAGGAA CTGCCACTTCAGGGTTACAGGCTGGGACCCGCTACCTGCTCTTTTGTCTGCACTGA
- the LOC110017032 gene encoding myelin-oligodendrocyte glycoprotein-like codes for MMSAEFSSVSGSSSLWISTCVWFWFCSHVEGEPIIAAPGDDVILPCRLDSQEDLSGFSVEWTKVDMKPDPQGRILFVYLYWSRQTMTTVMIPSLIPRVSLDQDGLKRGDVTLKIRNVSLQDEGKYRCFIPGKNFRETVQLVVEPNRVRAPTMETSQVDIISTPDPGGDRIWISRSRPALWILLGLFPSVILSAVCVCVCQRKQPEGQEPMETFNRS; via the exons ATGATGTCTGCAGAGTTCTCGTCTGTTTCTGGTTCTTCTTCTCTGTGGATTTCTACATgtgtgtggttctggttctgttcacatgTTGAAG gTGAACCAATCATTGCTGCTCCTGGTGATGATGTCATCCTGCCGTGCCGCCTGGACTCTCAGGAGGATCTGAGTGGTTTCTCAGTGGAGTGGACCAAAGTGGACATGAAGCCTGATCCACAGGGCCGCATCCTTTTTGTGTATCTGTACTGGAGCAGGCAGACCATGACCACAGTCATGATACCGTCGTTGATCCCAAGAGTGTCTCTGGACCAAGACGGACTAAAACGAGGAGACGTGACGTTAAAGATCAGGAACGTGTCGCTCCAGGATGAGGGGAAGTACAGATGCTTCATTCCTGGGAAGAACTTCAGGGAGACGGTTCAGCTGGTTGTTG AGCCAAACAGAGTCAGAGCTCCAACCATGGAAACATCCCAGGTTGACATCATCTCCACTCCAGATCCAGGAGGAGACCGGATCTGGATCAGTCGCTCCAGACCGGCTCTCTGGATCCTTCTTGGACTTTTTCCCTCAGTGATCCTgtctgctgtttgtgtttgtgtctgtcagAGGAAACAACCAGAA GGTCAGGAACCTATGGAAACCTTTAACAGATCCTGA
- the LOC105353766 gene encoding myelin-oligodendrocyte glycoprotein-like gives MVPTPGDDVILPCCFDSQEDLQDHIVEGIIVDMKSDVVFLYWNRQIITEHMKESFILRVSLDQDGLKRGDVTLKIRNVSLQDEGKYSCFIPGKNFRETVQLVVEPNGVRAPTMETSQVDIISTPDPGGDRIWISRSRPALWILLGLFPSVILSAVCVCVCQRKQPEGQNPPLV, from the exons ATGGTTCCTACACCTGGTGATGATGTCATCCTGCCGTGCTGCTTTGACTCTCAGGAGGATCTGCAGGATCACATCGTGGAGGGGATCATAGTGGACATGAAGTctgatgttgtgtttctgtaCTGGAACAGGCAGATCATAACTGAACACATGAAGGAGTCGTTTATCCTGAGAGTGTCTCTGGACCAAGACGGACTAAAACGAGGAGACGTGACGTTAAAG ATCAGGAACGTGTCGCTCCAGGATGAGGGGAAGTACAGCTGCTTCATTCCTGGGAAGAACTTCAGGGAGACGGTTCAGCTGGTTGTTG AGCCAAACGGAGTCAGAGCTCCAACCATGGAAACATCCCAGGTTGACATCATCTCCACTCCAGATCCAGGAGGAGACCGGATCTGGATCAGTCGCTCCAGACCGGCTCTCTGGATCCTTCTTGGACTTTTTCCCTCAGTGATCCtctctgctgtttgtgtttgtgtctgtcagAGGAAACAACCAGAA GGTCAGAATCCTCCTCTGGTCTGA
- the LOC111949248 gene encoding uncharacterized protein LOC111949248 isoform X1 has protein sequence MCQATSTILKIVLADARPVQLQSCQCTCVAGTALCNHVAALLYQTAHYCQLSITSVPPTHSCTETEQKWHKPRSMGVKPGLVNDMVILSARPKERKLMEGIRSNLYKGVSSALPELSTLRVDEVYHDVPSDVAPLITTMAMDINVPLVDSAFGKVQEGSVLSYHMPAKRVPKTCPHTDAPSPPQLPLQGYRLGPATCSFVCTEHQQHHMMSLETTLENAHKTNSLLP, from the exons ATGTGTCAAGCTACATCCACAATTTTGAAG ATTGTGCTTGCGGATGCCCGTCCTGTGCAGCTACAAAGCTGCCAGTGTACCTGTGTGGCAGGTACAGCTCTGTGTAATCATGTGGCAGCACTGTTGTACCAGACTGCACATTATTGCCAGCTTAGCATCACCTCTGTTCCCCCAACACACAGCTGCACAGAGACTGAACAGAAGTGGCATAAGCCAAGATCCATG GGTGTTAAACCTGGTCTTGTAAATGACATGGTGATTCTTTCAGCCAGACCCAAGGAACGAAAACTGATGGAAGGCATTAG GAGCAACTTGTATAAGGGTGTCAGTTCAGCTCTGCCTGAACTTTCCACACTCAGGGTGGATGAAGTCTACCATGATGTTCCAAGTGATGTGGCTCCACTGATAACAACTATGGCTATGGACATTAATGTTCCTCTGGTTGACTCTGCATTTGGAAAAGTGCAAGAAGGAAGTGTGTTATCCTATCATATGCCAGCAAAAAGAGTTCCAAAAACCTGTCCCCACACAGATGCTCCTTCTCCCCCACAGCTGCCACTTCAGGGTTACAGGCTGGGACCCGCTACCTGCTCTTTTGTCTGCACTGAACATCAGCAGCACCACATGATGTCCCTGGAAACAACATTAGAGAACGCACACAAAACAAACTCTTTGCTTCCCTAA